One stretch of Cellulomonas wangsupingiae DNA includes these proteins:
- a CDS encoding histidine phosphatase family protein → MSRAPHDHDRRDAPTGTTAPDAPLGDDRADPTGSGAEAVAQATRLRALRPSGASPRFDDEEPTTVVLVRHGQTTMTVSRGYSGSSEPGPPLDERGRAQAVAAATLVERIGRDLWGDIPYPSDVVASPMVRTQETAAVVAAALGLQVRTDPAFQEADFGQWQGLTAEQIEAGWPGQLEPWHTDGRLRPPGGESIEDVGLRLARGLDSLRGTGGRTVVVVSHAVAIRAALGVTMGAAPGTWSQLRVAPASVSIVRLFTDRRDEIAVAGAPSEGW, encoded by the coding sequence GTGAGCAGAGCACCCCACGACCACGACCGGCGGGACGCGCCGACCGGCACCACCGCGCCCGACGCCCCGCTCGGCGACGACCGGGCCGACCCGACGGGCTCCGGTGCGGAGGCCGTCGCGCAGGCCACCCGGCTGCGCGCCCTGCGTCCGTCGGGGGCGTCCCCGCGGTTCGACGACGAGGAGCCGACGACGGTCGTCCTGGTGCGGCACGGGCAGACCACGATGACCGTGTCGCGCGGGTACTCGGGGTCGTCCGAGCCCGGTCCGCCGCTGGACGAGCGGGGGCGTGCGCAGGCCGTCGCCGCGGCGACTCTCGTCGAACGCATCGGGCGGGACCTGTGGGGGGACATCCCGTACCCCAGCGACGTCGTGGCCTCACCGATGGTGCGCACCCAGGAGACGGCTGCGGTCGTGGCGGCGGCGCTGGGCCTGCAGGTCCGCACGGACCCCGCCTTCCAGGAGGCGGACTTCGGGCAGTGGCAGGGCCTGACGGCCGAGCAGATCGAGGCCGGATGGCCCGGCCAGCTCGAGCCGTGGCACACCGACGGCCGCCTGCGCCCGCCGGGCGGGGAGTCCATCGAGGACGTGGGCCTGCGGCTCGCACGCGGCCTGGACTCGCTGCGCGGCACCGGCGGTCGCACCGTCGTCGTCGTCTCGCACGCGGTCGCGATCCGTGCCGCCCTGGGCGTGACGATGGGCGCCGCGCCGGGCACGTGGAGCCAGCTGCGCGTCGCACCGGCGTCGGTGAGCATCGTGCGGCTCTTCACCGACCGCCGCGACGAGATCGCGGTGGCCGGCGCGCCCAGCGAGGGCTGGTGA
- a CDS encoding YaaA family protein, which yields MLVLLPPSEGKTPAPPTAPPLDLAALSHPGLTPVREKVLDALVAASGRPDACEVLGVSPGLADEVARNTTLRDAPAARASRVYSGVLYAAAGLDALPPAARARAVASVRVVSALWGALTVDDAVPAYRLSMGTDLPGIGPLAAAWRGPLGVELAEESEGRLVVDCRSAAYRAAWTPAGAHWVDVRVLRELDGRRTVVSHHAKHTRGVLTRHLVTRRGREPRDADELAHAASALVGDALHAVELGPAPRRGPRTLSLVVV from the coding sequence GTGCTCGTGCTGCTGCCTCCCTCCGAGGGCAAGACGCCCGCACCCCCCACCGCTCCCCCGCTGGACCTGGCGGCGTTGTCGCACCCGGGCCTGACGCCGGTGCGCGAGAAGGTCCTCGACGCGCTCGTCGCGGCCAGCGGACGGCCGGACGCGTGCGAGGTCCTGGGCGTGTCCCCCGGCCTCGCGGACGAGGTCGCGCGCAACACGACGCTGCGCGACGCACCCGCCGCGCGCGCGTCGCGGGTCTACTCGGGCGTCCTGTACGCCGCCGCCGGGCTCGACGCGCTCCCACCGGCGGCCCGGGCGCGCGCGGTCGCGAGCGTGCGGGTCGTCTCGGCCCTGTGGGGCGCCCTGACGGTCGACGACGCCGTGCCGGCGTACCGCCTGTCGATGGGCACCGACCTGCCGGGGATCGGGCCGCTCGCGGCGGCGTGGCGCGGGCCGCTCGGGGTCGAGCTGGCCGAGGAGTCCGAGGGCCGCCTCGTCGTCGACTGCCGCTCCGCGGCGTACCGCGCCGCGTGGACGCCGGCCGGTGCGCACTGGGTGGACGTGCGCGTGCTGCGCGAGCTCGACGGCCGGCGCACGGTCGTCTCGCACCACGCCAAGCACACCCGCGGCGTGCTCACGCGGCACCTCGTCACGCGACGCGGCCGCGAGCCGCGCGACGCCGACGAGCTCGCGCACGCGGCGAGCGCACTGGTCGGCGACGCGCTGCACGCCGTGGAGCTGGGCCCGGCCCCGCGCCGGGGCCCTCGCACGCTGTCCCTCGTCGTCGTCTGA
- a CDS encoding Nif3-like dinuclear metal center hexameric protein — protein MTATLADVVAALDRRYPPRTAEQWDRVGLAAGDPDAPVRRVLLAVDPVAAVVDEAVEWEADLLVTHHPLLLRPVHSVAATTYKGALLHRLVRAGCGLYTAHTNADSAHGGVAEALADAVGLVGTSPLVAADAPALDKHVVLVPAAQAGALVDALAAAGAGHVGAYERCAWTTTGEGTFTPLPGAAPAVGEVGRREVVAETRVEMVAPRGLRARVVAAMRAAHPYEEPAFDVLELAALPGDTGLGRVGTLPSPVPLRDFAAAVARAVPATAQGVRYAGDPDMPVSRVAVLGGSGDSLFDAVRAADVDVYVTADLRHHPASEQQERAAFDARGGAPRPALIDLAHSASEWLWLPRAAQALRTDLAATGTTVETRVSTRRTDPWTGHVPQTDQPEGTP, from the coding sequence GACGCTGGCCGACGTCGTCGCGGCGCTCGATCGGCGCTACCCGCCGCGTACCGCGGAGCAGTGGGACCGGGTGGGGCTGGCGGCCGGGGACCCGGACGCCCCCGTGCGCCGCGTGCTGCTGGCCGTGGACCCGGTGGCCGCCGTGGTCGACGAGGCGGTCGAGTGGGAGGCGGACCTGCTGGTCACGCACCACCCGCTGCTCCTGCGGCCGGTGCACTCGGTCGCGGCCACGACGTACAAGGGGGCGCTGCTGCACCGGCTCGTGCGTGCCGGCTGCGGGCTGTACACCGCCCACACCAACGCGGACTCCGCGCACGGCGGCGTGGCCGAGGCGCTCGCCGACGCCGTGGGTCTGGTCGGCACGTCCCCCCTGGTGGCGGCCGACGCGCCGGCGCTCGACAAGCACGTGGTGCTGGTGCCTGCCGCGCAGGCCGGGGCGCTGGTCGACGCGCTCGCGGCCGCCGGCGCCGGTCACGTCGGTGCGTATGAGCGGTGCGCCTGGACCACGACGGGCGAGGGCACGTTCACGCCGTTGCCCGGCGCGGCCCCCGCCGTGGGCGAGGTCGGGCGGCGCGAGGTCGTCGCCGAGACGCGGGTCGAGATGGTCGCACCCCGCGGGCTGCGCGCGCGGGTGGTCGCGGCCATGCGGGCCGCGCACCCGTACGAGGAGCCGGCGTTCGACGTCCTGGAGCTCGCGGCCCTGCCGGGGGACACGGGCCTGGGACGTGTCGGCACGCTGCCGTCGCCCGTCCCGTTGCGTGACTTCGCCGCCGCGGTCGCGCGCGCGGTGCCGGCCACCGCGCAGGGCGTGCGGTACGCGGGCGACCCCGACATGCCGGTGAGCCGCGTCGCCGTCCTCGGCGGCTCGGGCGACTCGTTGTTCGACGCGGTGCGCGCCGCCGACGTCGACGTGTACGTCACCGCCGACCTGCGCCACCACCCGGCCTCCGAGCAGCAGGAGCGCGCGGCGTTCGACGCCCGCGGGGGTGCGCCGCGCCCGGCACTCATCGATCTCGCGCACTCCGCGTCCGAGTGGCTGTGGCTGCCGCGCGCCGCGCAGGCGCTGCGCACGGACCTGGCAGCCACGGGCACTACGGTGGAGACCCGCGTCAGCACGCGGCGCACCGACCCGTGGACGGGTCACGTGCCGCAGACGGACCAGCCGGAAGGAACCCCGTGA
- a CDS encoding sensor histidine kinase → MSAGTPEERVVRRARLRIGSLVGLVIAALLGLAGAISYGILLHSQEQQIDGELAWGVTHGTIAGPPACSWIFTYDGSTVDTGVAPPPPGFPLHDDLVEVAATGATQDARIARDGTVYHVRTARQGDEVVQAVFDARFQLADRRHLLIAFGVAAGAGALAAVVGGVVVGRRAVAPLAEALHRQRRFVADASHELRTPIAQVHARAQLLARRARAADDDAQARDLDRLVSTTRRLGEIVDELLLSARLAAAQGTAATRPDSTAVDIAALVEDAVAADTARAAVRRVTVTSVTAPGLPAVVGVESALRRVVAELLSNALSHTPPGGHIGVAARAAEQDRVVEVVVTDTGPGLDPGDGERIFDRFHRGTGADERRFGLGLALLREVVTSHGGTIRAGGAPGQGATFVLRLPATTAGVPGPRGLASAARDEQEVGAAL, encoded by the coding sequence GTGAGCGCCGGCACGCCCGAGGAGCGCGTGGTCCGGCGCGCCCGGCTGCGGATCGGCTCGCTCGTCGGCCTGGTCATCGCCGCGCTGCTCGGCCTCGCCGGTGCCATCTCCTACGGGATCCTCCTGCACAGCCAGGAGCAGCAGATCGACGGCGAGCTGGCCTGGGGCGTCACCCACGGCACGATCGCCGGCCCGCCCGCGTGCAGCTGGATCTTCACGTACGACGGGTCCACGGTGGACACCGGCGTGGCGCCGCCACCGCCGGGGTTCCCGCTGCACGACGACCTCGTGGAGGTCGCCGCGACGGGCGCGACCCAGGACGCGCGGATCGCGCGCGACGGCACCGTCTATCACGTGCGCACCGCGCGGCAGGGCGACGAGGTCGTGCAGGCCGTGTTCGACGCCCGGTTCCAGCTGGCCGACCGGCGGCACCTGCTCATCGCGTTCGGCGTCGCCGCCGGTGCCGGCGCGCTCGCGGCGGTCGTGGGGGGCGTCGTCGTCGGTCGCCGCGCCGTCGCACCGCTCGCCGAGGCGCTGCACCGCCAGCGCCGGTTCGTCGCCGACGCGAGCCACGAGCTGCGGACCCCGATCGCCCAGGTCCACGCCCGCGCGCAGCTGCTGGCCCGGCGCGCGCGGGCGGCGGACGACGACGCCCAGGCGCGGGACCTGGACCGGCTGGTGTCCACGACCCGCCGGCTCGGCGAGATCGTCGACGAGCTGCTGCTCTCGGCGCGGCTCGCCGCGGCGCAGGGCACGGCCGCGACGCGCCCGGACAGCACGGCGGTGGACATCGCGGCGCTCGTCGAGGACGCGGTCGCGGCCGACACCGCACGAGCCGCCGTCCGCAGGGTCACCGTCACCTCCGTGACGGCGCCGGGGCTGCCCGCCGTCGTGGGCGTCGAGTCGGCGCTGCGCCGGGTGGTGGCCGAGCTGCTGAGCAACGCGCTGTCGCACACGCCGCCGGGCGGTCACATCGGTGTCGCCGCGCGCGCGGCGGAGCAGGACCGGGTGGTGGAGGTCGTCGTGACCGACACGGGCCCAGGCCTGGACCCCGGGGACGGCGAACGGATCTTCGACCGGTTCCACCGGGGCACCGGTGCGGACGAACGGCGCTTCGGCCTCGGGCTGGCCCTCCTGCGCGAGGTCGTCACGAGCCACGGCGGCACGATCCGCGCCGGCGGCGCGCCCGGGCAGGGCGCGACGTTCGTGCTCCGGCTGCCGGCGACGACGGCGGGCGTGCCCGGACCGCGCGGCCTCGCGTCGGCGGCACGCGACGAGCAGGAGGTGGGGGCCGCGCTCTGA
- a CDS encoding GNAT family N-acetyltransferase, protein MTSDVLLRAAVPDDAAAVAAVHHGSWVETYSGLLPASHWETDTLDGRTERWRRALADGVPLTVAEVGGRIVGIALAGDAVPVGEHPPVRERHLFQLYVLASHHGTGVGQALLDAVVPPGTPAQLWVAEDNPRARRFYDRNGFRADGARVDDPDHGIVAVRLAR, encoded by the coding sequence ATGACGAGCGACGTCCTGCTGCGCGCCGCCGTCCCGGACGACGCTGCCGCGGTCGCGGCGGTCCACCACGGGTCGTGGGTGGAGACGTACTCCGGGCTGCTCCCCGCCTCGCACTGGGAGACCGACACGCTCGACGGACGCACCGAACGGTGGCGGCGGGCGCTCGCCGACGGCGTGCCGCTCACCGTCGCCGAGGTCGGCGGGCGGATCGTCGGGATCGCGCTCGCCGGTGACGCCGTGCCGGTGGGGGAGCACCCGCCGGTGCGCGAGCGGCACCTGTTCCAGCTGTACGTGCTCGCGTCGCACCACGGGACGGGGGTGGGCCAGGCGCTCCTCGACGCCGTCGTCCCTCCGGGCACGCCCGCGCAGCTGTGGGTCGCCGAGGACAACCCGCGGGCCCGACGGTTCTACGACCGCAACGGCTTTCGCGCCGACGGCGCCCGTGTGGACGACCCGGACCACGGGATCGTCGCCGTCCGCCTCGCGCGATGA
- a CDS encoding response regulator transcription factor: MSGRTHRLLVVEDDRELCDTLAEVLTDEGYVVDQARDGHRGLHLALTRPYDVLVVDRRLPAVDGLDMLARLRSRAVGARALVLTALGSVADRVAGLDAGADDYLTKPFELDELSARIRALCRRVDEADTLLPLGEGAIDLVTRQAVLADGTRVDLSAREHALLRALADRPAAVHTRHELRRAVFADTEAASIVDTYVYYVRRKLGRTVIRTVHGAGYRLGTL, encoded by the coding sequence ATGTCCGGACGAACCCACCGGCTCCTCGTCGTCGAGGACGACCGGGAGCTGTGCGACACGCTGGCCGAGGTCCTCACCGACGAGGGCTACGTCGTCGACCAGGCCCGCGACGGTCACCGCGGCCTGCACCTCGCCCTCACGCGCCCGTACGACGTCCTCGTGGTCGACCGCCGGCTCCCCGCCGTCGACGGCCTCGACATGCTCGCCCGCCTGCGGTCACGGGCGGTCGGCGCCCGCGCCCTCGTGCTCACCGCGCTCGGCTCGGTCGCCGACCGCGTCGCCGGCCTGGACGCCGGCGCCGACGACTACCTGACCAAGCCGTTCGAGCTCGACGAGCTCAGTGCCCGCATCCGCGCGCTGTGCCGCCGCGTCGACGAGGCGGACACCCTGCTCCCCCTCGGCGAGGGTGCCATCGACCTGGTGACGCGGCAGGCGGTGCTCGCCGACGGCACCCGGGTGGACCTGTCGGCACGCGAGCACGCGCTGCTGCGCGCGCTCGCCGACCGCCCCGCGGCGGTGCACACGCGCCACGAGCTGCGCCGCGCCGTCTTCGCGGACACCGAGGCGGCGTCGATCGTCGACACGTACGTGTACTACGTGCGCCGCAAGCTCGGCCGCACCGTCATCCGGACGGTGCACGGCGCCGGCTACCGGCTGGGCACCCTGTGA
- a CDS encoding alpha-hydroxy acid oxidase gives MTPSREPERRARDVLDPVHFDALAGGAGSERTLTGNEDAFVRRRLRPRVLRGPGTPDLSTHLPGARLAAPVVVAPTAFHRLAHRAGEVATGEGVAAAHGLLTVSMMATTAVEDIAETGAALWFQLYVQPDRAFTADVVARAEAAGCRAIVLTVDSPVRGRHVRDERHRFTDLPAGLVCENMRGRDGRLRDLVVDPDLGWDAVAWLRGTTSLPVLVKGVLHPADARLAVEHGVDGVVVSNHGGRQLDGALATLDALPAVVDAVAGRVPVLLDGGVRSGVDALVALALGADAVMVGRPVLWGLALSGADGVRAVLDDLADALAHAMALAGAHRPADLTPDLVVVP, from the coding sequence ATGACACCGTCGCGCGAGCCCGAGCGCCGTGCGCGCGACGTGCTCGACCCCGTGCACTTCGACGCCCTGGCCGGTGGCGCGGGCAGCGAGCGCACGCTGACGGGCAACGAGGACGCGTTCGTGCGTCGCCGGCTGCGGCCCCGGGTCCTGCGCGGGCCCGGGACGCCCGACCTGTCGACCCACCTGCCCGGCGCGCGGCTCGCCGCACCCGTCGTGGTGGCCCCGACGGCCTTCCACCGCCTCGCGCACCGCGCCGGCGAGGTGGCGACCGGCGAGGGGGTGGCCGCCGCCCACGGCCTGCTGACCGTCAGCATGATGGCCACGACGGCCGTGGAGGACATCGCGGAGACCGGCGCCGCCCTGTGGTTCCAGCTCTACGTGCAGCCCGACCGCGCGTTCACCGCGGACGTGGTCGCGCGCGCCGAGGCCGCCGGGTGCAGGGCGATCGTCCTGACGGTCGACTCCCCCGTGCGCGGGCGCCACGTCCGCGACGAGCGCCACCGGTTCACGGACCTGCCCGCCGGCCTCGTGTGCGAGAACATGCGCGGGCGCGACGGGCGCCTGCGGGACCTCGTCGTCGACCCCGACCTGGGCTGGGACGCCGTCGCCTGGCTGCGGGGCACGACGTCGCTCCCGGTCCTGGTCAAGGGCGTGCTGCACCCGGCCGACGCACGCCTCGCCGTCGAGCACGGCGTCGACGGCGTCGTGGTCTCGAACCACGGCGGGCGGCAGCTGGACGGCGCGCTGGCCACGCTGGACGCCCTGCCGGCCGTCGTCGACGCCGTGGCGGGCCGCGTCCCGGTGCTGCTCGACGGCGGCGTGCGCAGCGGGGTCGACGCGCTCGTCGCGCTCGCGCTGGGCGCGGACGCCGTCATGGTGGGCCGCCCGGTGCTGTGGGGGCTGGCGCTGTCGGGGGCCGACGGCGTGCGGGCCGTGCTCGACGACCTCGCCGACGCACTCGCCCACGCGATGGCGCTCGCCGGCGCGCACCGCCCGGCCGACCTCACGCCGGACCTGGTGGTGGTCCCGTGA
- a CDS encoding tautomerase family protein: MPPDKRFHRFLLLDDEDLVAPRSPEYLVVEVVCFAGRSPAAVRALIAAFFDDVAPALGLGPDDLEVVVLESPPTHWGIRGVAGDELALSYRVDV, from the coding sequence CTGCCGCCGGACAAGCGGTTCCACCGGTTCCTGCTGCTCGACGACGAGGACCTCGTCGCGCCGCGCTCGCCGGAGTACCTGGTCGTCGAGGTCGTGTGCTTCGCCGGCCGCAGCCCGGCGGCCGTGCGCGCGCTGATCGCCGCGTTCTTCGACGACGTCGCGCCCGCGCTCGGCCTGGGCCCCGACGACCTCGAGGTCGTGGTCCTCGAGAGCCCGCCGACGCACTGGGGCATCCGCGGGGTCGCGGGCGACGAGCTGGCGCTGTCGTACCGGGTCGACGTGTGA
- a CDS encoding PilZ domain-containing protein, which translates to MHELATCYLRTKSGDVEGHVATFDSDVIVLEVREPVEGREIGDAASLTVLDPVRGLCRYVGLLGGMAGSTVQLVVLERGLPDQRRSAARAAYRVECTGKLETATGVEPLPVTVVDVSAAGVRFVTRRRLASGDVVRFAMAVGEGDVELAARVLRIEEGQHEWRYGCELLDVDERTRETLFRLVLRLQRAEAKERSLARW; encoded by the coding sequence GTGCACGAGCTCGCGACCTGCTACCTGCGCACGAAGTCCGGTGACGTCGAAGGGCACGTGGCGACGTTCGACTCCGACGTGATCGTGCTCGAGGTCCGGGAACCTGTGGAGGGCCGCGAGATCGGCGACGCCGCGAGCCTCACGGTGCTCGACCCGGTGCGGGGTCTGTGCCGGTACGTCGGGCTGCTCGGGGGGATGGCCGGGAGCACCGTGCAGCTCGTCGTGCTGGAGCGTGGCCTGCCGGACCAGCGGCGCTCCGCCGCGCGCGCGGCGTACCGCGTCGAGTGCACGGGCAAGCTCGAGACGGCGACGGGTGTCGAACCCCTGCCCGTGACGGTCGTGGACGTCAGCGCCGCCGGCGTGCGGTTCGTCACGCGACGCCGCCTGGCGAGCGGTGACGTCGTGCGCTTCGCCATGGCGGTCGGCGAGGGCGACGTGGAGCTCGCTGCGCGGGTCCTGCGCATCGAGGAGGGGCAGCACGAGTGGCGCTACGGCTGCGAGCTGCTCGACGTCGACGAGCGGACGCGTGAGACGTTGTTCCGGCTCGTGCTCAGGCTGCAGCGCGCCGAGGCGAAGGAGCGCAGCCTGGCCCGCTGGTAG
- a CDS encoding zinc ribbon domain-containing protein, which yields MTSAPAADQRRLLDVQDLDTRLAQLAHKRRTLPALARLVEIDAQLADLQTALVTSRTAASDLRTELAKAEADVAQVRGRAARDQQRLDGGQVGAKDAQALTSELASLATRQAHLEDVELEVMERLEAHEAVLTDLEQAHAALVANRDEVVAERDAGYAEVDAESARVRAERDRAADGLDAGLTALYERLRGQLGGSGAAALRGNRCEGCRLELNPLDLEAIRARPVDAVVRCEECGRILVRLTD from the coding sequence GTGACGAGTGCCCCCGCAGCCGACCAGCGCCGCCTCCTCGACGTCCAGGACCTGGACACCCGCCTCGCGCAGCTCGCGCACAAGCGGCGCACGCTGCCGGCGCTCGCGCGGCTCGTCGAGATCGACGCCCAGCTGGCCGATCTGCAGACGGCGCTGGTGACGTCGCGCACCGCCGCCTCCGACCTGCGCACCGAGCTGGCCAAGGCCGAGGCCGACGTCGCCCAGGTGCGCGGCCGGGCGGCCCGCGACCAGCAGCGGCTCGACGGCGGGCAGGTCGGCGCCAAGGACGCGCAGGCGCTGACGAGCGAGCTCGCCAGCCTCGCGACGCGGCAGGCGCACCTGGAGGACGTCGAGCTCGAGGTCATGGAGCGCCTCGAGGCGCACGAGGCCGTCCTGACCGACCTCGAGCAGGCGCACGCCGCCCTGGTGGCCAACCGCGACGAGGTCGTGGCCGAGCGTGACGCCGGCTACGCCGAGGTGGACGCCGAGTCCGCCCGCGTGCGCGCCGAGCGGGACCGCGCAGCGGACGGGCTGGACGCGGGCCTGACCGCGCTGTACGAGCGGCTGCGCGGTCAGCTCGGCGGCAGCGGTGCCGCGGCTCTGCGGGGCAACCGGTGCGAGGGCTGCCGCCTCGAGCTGAACCCGCTCGACCTCGAGGCGATCCGTGCGCGCCCGGTCGACGCGGTCGTGCGTTGCGAGGAGTGCGGCCGGATCCTGGTGCGGCTCACCGACTGA
- a CDS encoding cytochrome P450, translating to MKVSTVAIGALALGTVGTLPRWLPRAVVRLRERVFTRVNGTEGIAVPGPLVPAEHFERVYADPAADGRSAGAGLSDLFWYWLSPGPHMHQEHLEPGERYRTVARTTRQVLAVRHARSDELATAAVRRALDALPPGRTTLVRLRDLMMPVWAEVYHELVFAEPCPREARDLVVANADDVVTALKGTGLRHMDRRDRLTQYLRRRVEDGTCPVVLPPPFTAQETAWYLQGAFFNTAIVQMSEAAAHLLLCAGAYPPARDQLDDDDALDRIVDETLRVHPLFGVAHRITSAPIVVDEDVTLPTGSVLLFNYLAYQRTGAAGDDAFDPERWRTLRHHDARFIPFGVTANRACPARGSAPVMLRAVLREVLRRYDVTSTAVHTRSLPDRGPAHLTPVGALGPGRVRLAAMRVGDRWADVGRSVQQLVLGTYMVLEARRIKPCTTYFAEVRA from the coding sequence GTGAAGGTGTCCACGGTCGCGATCGGGGCGCTCGCCCTCGGGACGGTCGGCACGCTGCCCAGGTGGCTGCCGCGGGCCGTCGTGCGGCTGCGGGAACGGGTCTTCACGCGCGTCAACGGGACCGAGGGCATCGCCGTGCCCGGCCCGCTGGTCCCGGCCGAGCACTTCGAGCGGGTGTACGCGGACCCCGCGGCCGACGGCCGCAGCGCCGGCGCGGGGCTGTCCGACCTCTTCTGGTACTGGCTGTCCCCCGGGCCCCACATGCACCAGGAGCACCTGGAGCCGGGTGAGCGGTACCGCACGGTCGCGCGCACGACGCGCCAGGTGCTCGCCGTGCGCCACGCGCGCAGCGACGAGCTGGCGACGGCCGCCGTGCGGCGCGCCCTGGACGCACTGCCCCCGGGTCGCACCACCCTCGTGCGGCTGCGGGACCTGATGATGCCCGTGTGGGCCGAGGTCTACCACGAGCTCGTCTTCGCCGAGCCGTGCCCACGCGAGGCCCGCGACCTCGTCGTGGCCAACGCGGACGACGTCGTGACCGCCCTGAAGGGCACCGGCCTGCGGCACATGGACCGCCGCGACCGCCTCACGCAGTACCTGCGGCGCCGCGTCGAGGACGGGACGTGCCCCGTCGTCCTGCCGCCACCGTTCACGGCGCAGGAGACGGCCTGGTACCTCCAGGGTGCGTTCTTCAACACCGCGATCGTGCAGATGTCCGAGGCCGCGGCCCACCTGCTGCTGTGCGCGGGCGCGTACCCGCCGGCGCGCGACCAGCTCGACGACGACGACGCGCTCGACCGGATCGTCGACGAGACGCTGCGGGTGCACCCGCTGTTCGGTGTCGCGCACCGGATCACGTCCGCACCGATCGTCGTGGACGAGGACGTCACCCTGCCGACCGGGTCCGTCCTGCTCTTCAACTACCTCGCCTACCAGCGCACGGGTGCCGCGGGCGACGATGCCTTCGACCCCGAGCGGTGGCGCACGCTGCGGCACCACGACGCACGGTTCATCCCGTTCGGCGTGACGGCCAACAGGGCCTGCCCGGCCCGCGGGTCCGCACCGGTCATGCTGCGCGCGGTGCTGCGCGAGGTGCTGCGCCGGTACGACGTCACCTCGACGGCCGTGCACACCCGCTCGTTGCCCGATCGCGGACCCGCCCACCTCACGCCCGTCGGAGCCCTCGGGCCCGGTCGCGTGCGGCTCGCGGCGATGCGGGTGGGCGACCGCTGGGCCGACGTCGGGCGCTCGGTGCAGCAGCTCGTCCTCGGCACCTACATGGTCCTCGAGGCCCGTCGGATCAAACCCTGCACCACCTACTTCGCGGAGGTCCGCGCATGA
- a CDS encoding cation:proton antiporter, with protein sequence MTPVELAPRFFLAVVVILVVCRGVSALMRRVGQPPVVGEMVAGVLLGPSLLGLLLPAVQEALFPDELRPVLYVVGQIGLVLLMFHAGYAFSTHRSDGLARTAAAVSLGGVAAPLLLGTALVLVAADHVPLRPDGVPVGVVAAFVGVALAITAFPMLARIITERGQAGTRHGSIALASGAVDDVVAWVLLAGVLAVASGSPGPALLTVGGALVFVALVWFVARPGMRRLMATTRVDDHARLIGTVAVLFAAAWFTDEIGLYAVFGAFALGLAVPRVPAADRVVAGLTPVTGVLVPLFFTYSGLNTQFGLFTDPAVLLFAVACVVLAVVGKFGACWAAARRRGEPQGVALRVASLMNARGLMQLIALNIGLEAGIVGPALFTVLVLVALVTTIMTSPLLTWVERRHPAVEPTPDVGEPVRATL encoded by the coding sequence ATGACACCCGTCGAGCTGGCACCACGCTTCTTCCTCGCCGTCGTCGTGATCCTGGTCGTGTGCCGCGGCGTGTCCGCGCTCATGCGCCGCGTCGGCCAGCCCCCCGTCGTCGGCGAGATGGTCGCGGGCGTCCTCCTGGGCCCCTCCCTGCTCGGCCTGCTCCTGCCGGCGGTGCAGGAGGCGCTCTTCCCCGACGAGCTGCGGCCCGTGCTGTACGTCGTCGGGCAGATCGGGCTCGTCCTGCTGATGTTCCACGCGGGGTACGCGTTCAGCACCCACCGCTCCGACGGCCTGGCACGGACGGCGGCCGCGGTGTCCCTCGGGGGCGTCGCAGCGCCCCTGCTGCTGGGGACCGCGCTCGTCCTCGTCGCGGCCGACCACGTGCCGCTGCGGCCCGACGGCGTGCCCGTCGGTGTCGTCGCGGCGTTCGTCGGCGTCGCGCTGGCGATCACGGCGTTCCCGATGCTCGCGCGCATCATCACCGAGCGGGGGCAGGCGGGCACCCGGCACGGGTCGATCGCCCTGGCCAGCGGCGCGGTCGACGACGTCGTGGCCTGGGTGCTGCTCGCGGGCGTCCTCGCGGTCGCCTCCGGCAGCCCCGGCCCCGCCCTGCTGACCGTGGGCGGCGCGCTGGTGTTCGTGGCCCTCGTGTGGTTCGTCGCGCGCCCGGGCATGCGGCGGCTCATGGCCACCACGCGCGTCGACGACCACGCACGGCTCATCGGCACGGTCGCGGTCCTGTTCGCCGCCGCGTGGTTCACCGACGAGATCGGCCTCTACGCGGTCTTCGGCGCGTTCGCGCTCGGGCTGGCGGTGCCGCGCGTGCCGGCGGCCGACCGGGTGGTCGCCGGGCTGACGCCCGTCACGGGGGTCCTCGTGCCGCTGTTCTTCACGTACTCGGGCCTCAACACGCAGTTCGGGCTGTTCACCGACCCGGCCGTGCTGCTGTTCGCGGTCGCCTGCGTGGTGCTCGCCGTCGTCGGCAAGTTCGGCGCCTGCTGGGCGGCCGCACGACGCCGCGGTGAGCCGCAGGGGGTCGCGCTGCGGGTCGCGTCGCTCATGAACGCGCGCGGGCTCATGCAGCTCATCGCCCTGAACATCGGGCTCGAGGCCGGGATCGTCGGGCCCGCGCTCTTCACCGTGCTGGTGCTCGTCGCGCTCGTGACGACGATCATGACGAGCCCGCTGCTGACCTGGGTGGAGCGTCGTCACCCCGCCGTCGAGCCGACGCCGGACGTCGGCGAGCCGGTCCGCGCGACGCTGTGA